The following coding sequences are from one Manduca sexta isolate Smith_Timp_Sample1 chromosome 7, JHU_Msex_v1.0, whole genome shotgun sequence window:
- the LOC119188598 gene encoding uncharacterized protein LOC119188598, protein MVTITIRSRVNTNFELQIEAYVLKNITSCLPERKLEPFDWIEINGLCLADPEFNIPNKIDMLFGANVYSHILKEGMKRSPNGNFIAQSTKLGWIISGTVNERSSEAKENSNVISVLHTRAEEDILKKFWELEEQLPRSTWSEEEQACEEIFKRTTNRTPEGQYIVNLPFREDFAQCQNNGSLEIAIAKFKSLEKRLSKDLELKASYKEVINEYLQLGHMRTVEEKDEKAHEAVTKEDKQKSLSETVQHSPESESTDPTLSPPTINDEDRTRVEDISPSSLDEL, encoded by the exons ATGGTTACAATCACAATAAGATCAAGAGTCAACACGAACTTTGAACTGCAAATTGAAGCCTacgtgttgaaaaatattacgtcatGTCTGCCTGAAAGGAAATTAGAGCCATTTGATTGgatagaaataaatggtttatgtTTGGCAGATCCGGAGTTCAACATTCCGAACAAAATTGATATGTTGTTTGGAGCCAATGTGTACAGCCACATACTAAAAGAAGGCATGAAGAGGAGTCCAAACGGAAACTTTATTGCTCAAAGTACGAAGCTCGGATGGATAATATCAGGCACTGTCAATGAGAGGTCAAGCGAAGCTAAAGAAAATTCGAACGTTATTTCAGTATTGCATACTAGAGCAGAAGAagacattttaaagaaattttgggAATTAGAGGAACAATTACCAAGATCAACATGGTCAGAAGAAGAACAAGCCTGTGAAGAGATTTTCAAAAGGACAACAAATAGAACACCGGAAGggcaatatattgtaaatttacccTTCCGAGAAGATTTTGCTCAATGTCAAAACAATGGATCATTGGAGATAGCAATAGCTAAGTTCAAATCATTGGAAAAAAGACTCTCGAAAGACTTGGAACTCAAGGCCAGTTATAAGGAAGtgattaacgaatatttacaactAGGGCACATGCGAACAGTTGAAGAAAAGGACGAAAAGGCACACGAAGCA GTTACTAAAGAGGATAAGCAAAAATCTTTATCAGAAACCGTTCAGCACAGTCCAGAAAGTGAATCTACAGATCCTACTCTATCACCTCCTACAATAAATGATGAAGATAGAACACGTGTGGAAGATATTAGCCCTAGCTCATTAGATGAGTTGTAA
- the LOC115446067 gene encoding uncharacterized protein LOC115446067: MLGILLRFREHEVAIVGDIKDMFLRVKILPTDQDALRFLWRENSNKPVKTYKMTSLIFGASCAPFVAQFIKNKNAKRYDSTKPDAVQAIHKQHYMDDYIDSQPSENTCIKLANDITYIHKQGGFEIRNWLSNSANVLNCLPEESLAPAAATVKLGTRHEGERALGIIWNPNEDSLGFVTTFKRIPQGIINGTKCPTKRDLLKVIMSLFDIYGFLSPFTINGKILLQETWKSNIDWDENITEDIRVKWIKWLKLLKTINNIRIPRCYRRVNESALRNTVLSDNRDDKQVCASFNSNKHTYGPTF, from the coding sequence ATGTTAGGTATTTTGTTGCGTTTCCGCGAACATGAAGTCGCCATAGTGGGCGACATTAAAGATATGTTTTTAAgggtaaaaatattacctactgATCAGGATGCCTTAAGATTTCTGTGGCGTGAAAACTCTAACAAACCtgtaaaaacatacaaaatgacATCCTTAATATTTGGTGCGAGCTGTGCCCCATTCGTTGCacagtttattaaaaacaaaaacgctAAGCGTTATGACTCAACCAAACCTGATGCAGTTCAAGCTATTCATAAACAGCATTACATGGACGATTATATTGATAGTCAACCCAGTGAAAATACTTGCATTAAATTAGCAAACGATATAACTTACATACATAAGCAAGGAGGTTTCGAAATTCGTAATTGGCTAAGTAATAGCGCGAATGTTTTAAATTGCTTACCAGAAGAGTCACTGGCTCCCGCGGCTGCTACTGTGAAGCTAGGGACTCGACACGAAGGCGAGCGAGCTTTAGGAATCATATGGAATCCCAACGAAGATTCCTTAGGATTTGTTACGACATTTAAACGGATACCTCAAGGGATAATCAATGGCACGAAATGTCCCACAAAACGcgatttattaaaagtaattatgtcATTGTTTGATATTTACGGATTTCTTTCGCCATTCACAATTAACGGCAAAATATTACTTCAGGAAACCTGGAAGTCAAATATAGATTGGGACGAAAATATAACAGAGGACATTCGTGTAAAGTGGATTAAAtggttaaaattgttaaaaacaataaataatatccgAATACCTCGATGTTATAGGCGAGTTAATGAATCGGCATTACGTAACACTGTTTTAAGCGATAACAGGGATGACAAACAGGTGTGCGCGTCGTTCAATAGCAACAAGCATACCTACGGACCGACCTTTTag